The following are encoded together in the Juglans microcarpa x Juglans regia isolate MS1-56 chromosome 2D, Jm3101_v1.0, whole genome shotgun sequence genome:
- the LOC121249444 gene encoding uncharacterized protein LOC121249444, with amino-acid sequence MTQRSKREKDGTIKYVTLGGKARNQMSNVFKPRPTSKTDCKAMINVLLKNEKLCVTSIITNAASCDGYTKDMVLKLYAMNEVYRTLNPYSVGSNVGLSTVHATMEGSSKKVLSLHVVRGKGRPSTKRRMSMMEENVKKIKTKSAKSRNDKGKSKPRRRKLDTELLESNGNQINTSMMGTQETVQTSVMANQENVQQPMIQDSVQIPVMGTQESV; translated from the exons ATGACACAGAGGAGTAAAAGGGAGAAGGATGGGACCATCAAATACGTCACTCTAGGTGGCAAGGCACGTAATCAGATGTCAAATGTCTTTAAGCCTCGGCCAACAAGCAAGACAGACTGCAAGGCAATGATAAATGTGTTGTTGAAGAATGAGAAGTTGTGCGTCACATCG ATAATAACAAATGCAGCATCATGCGATGGGTATACTAAGGATATGGTCTTGAAGTTGTATGCGATGAATGAGGTATACCGCACCTTGAATCCCTATAGCGTAGGTTCAAATGTTGGATTAAGTACTGTTCATGCAACTATGGAAGGAAGTTCTAAAAAAGTATTAAGTCTCCATGTTGTCAGAGGCAAGGGAAGACCCTCAACTAAGAGGAGGATGTCGATGATGGAggaaaatgtgaagaaaataaaaactaagtCTGCTAAAAGCCGCAATGACAAGGGAAAAAGCAAACCG CGGCGGCGTAAATTGGACACTGAATTATTGGAAAGCAATGGGAACCAAATCAACACATCGATGATGGGTACACAAGAAACTGTACAAACATCCGTAATGGCCAACCAAGAAAATGTACAACAACCAATGATACAAGATAGTGTACAAATCCCAGTGATGGGGACACAAGAAAGTGTATaa
- the LOC121250864 gene encoding protein STRICTOSIDINE SYNTHASE-LIKE 4-like: MSPKHGLPAIVRSKRWFPAACSSFLLACLLAFTLQILFFSPISPAGPLDLPLSSSASSLPANNKLQGVLKLGEGFLKEPEDVCVDKEGTIYAATRDGWIKRLHRNGSWENWKMMNSSTLLGITITKEGDLIVCDSEKGLIRIGEDGVNVLATHVNGSKIRFADDVIEASDGNLYFSVASTKFELHNWYLDVLEGKPHGQLLKYDPSSTETSLLLDGLCFANGVALSRDQDYLVVCETWKFRCLKYWLKGEDKGKTEIFIDNLPGGPDNINLAPDGSFWIALLQLTYEGLEFVHTSKASKHLVATFPKLIEKVNGVYRKATVVNVATDGKIIRRFDDPNGKVMSFVTAAMEFEDHLYLGSLNSNFVGKLRLKDSCNLKH; encoded by the exons ATGAGTCCAAAACATGGCCTACCGGCCATTGTTAGATCAAAGCGTTGGTTTCCAGCAGCATGTTCAAGCTTCCTGCTAGCTTGTTTGCTTGCCTTTACACTTCAAATCCTTTTCTTCTCACCCATATCCCCAGCTGGACCGCTTGACTTGCCTCTTTCATCTTCAGCTTCCTCCCTTCCCGCAAACAACAAATTGCAG GGAGTTCTCAAACTTGGAGAAGGATTTCTGAAGGAACCAGAAGACGTTTGTGTGGATAAAGAGGGTACAATCTATGCTGCAACTAGAGATGGTTGGATTAAAAGATTGCATAGAAACGGGTCTTGGGAGAATTGGAAGATGATGAACAGTAGTACTTTACTTGGAATCACAATAACCAAGGAAGGCGATCTTATTGTGTGCGATTCTGAAAAG GGTCTGATTAGGATTGGTGAAGATGGCGTCAATGTTCTTGCAACACATGTTAACGGTTCCAAAATAAG GTTTGCAGATGATGTTATAGAAGCATCAGATGGGAATCTATATTTTAGCGTTGCAAGCACCAAATTTGAACTCCACAATTGGTATCTAGATGTGCTGGAGGGAAAACCTCATGGGCAACTGCTAAAGTACGATCCATCTTCAACCGAGACATCGTTGCTGCTTGATGGTTTGTGTTTTGCTAATGGTGTTGCACTCTCAAGGGACCAAGACTATCTAGTGGTCTGTGAGACATGGAa GTTTAGGTGCCTTAAGTATTGGCTGAAAGGAGAAGACAAGggaaaaactgaaatttttaTCGACAACCTTCCGGGTGGTCCTGATAACATCAATCTTGCACCAGATGGATCTTTTTGGATTGCTCTACTTCAG TTAACTTATGAGGGGCTGGAGTTTGTGCACACTTCCAAGGCATCCAAGCACTTGGTAGCAACGTTTCCAAAACTGATTGAAAAGGTAAATGGCGTTTACAGGAAAGCAACGGTTGTAAATGTGGCAACAGATGGCAAGATAATCAGGAGATTTGATGACCCAAATGGAAAGGTGATGTCCTTTGTGACTGCAGCCATGGAATTTGAGGATCATTTGTATTTGGGAAGTCTGAACTCCAACTTTGTTGGAAAACTACGGCTAAAAGATTCGTGCAACTTAAAGCATTGA